A single region of the Anomaloglossus baeobatrachus isolate aAnoBae1 chromosome 2, aAnoBae1.hap1, whole genome shotgun sequence genome encodes:
- the LOC142290102 gene encoding olfactory receptor 52D1-like: MELTTSSFFSFHILEELMADEEMNSTYSHQDFIFQGFPGISQSRLILILPFLSMYMTTVVANGVMIITILVEKTLHSPMYILICLLFFTNISYTHTIMPKFLIGLIFDANQISLTGCLVQMFFMYLAGCYESHLLVLMGLDRYIAIIMPLHYHRIMTRRTVACLLFYGLLRSLVLVFLIVYFASTVQFCRSSIIRNFVCENMSLLNLGCGDISKVQSVGLWVRMLVTAMDGTCILTSYLSILCSVRNTIVGRGREKAWKTCSTHLIVTMMTFFCGTSSSMVYRMSPHIPIDAQNLISLMSFEIPSNAHPIIYGLQTREIRNSLRKLCNKTKHGAWT, translated from the coding sequence ATGGAATTAACAACTTCTTCTTTCTTTAGTTTCCACATTTTGGAAGAATTGATGGCAGATGAGGAGATGAACTCCACATATTCTCACCAGGATTTCATCTTCCAAGGTTTTCCGGGGATCTCCCAGTCCAGACTCATTCTCATCCTCCCATTTCTTTCCATGTATATGACGACTGTGGTGGCTAATGGAGTAATGATAATAACAATCCTGGTGGAGAAGACTCTCCATTCCCCAATGTACATTCTCATTTGTCTGTTATTTTTCACCAATATCTCATACACCCACACGATCATGCCAAAGTTCCTTATCGGGTTAATATTTGACGCAAACCAGATATCATTGACCGGTTGCCTGGTACAAATGTTCTTTATGTATCTAGCTGGCTGCTATGAGTCACATCTACTGGTACTCATGGGATTGGACCGATACATTGCCATTATAATGCCCCTTCACTACCACCGCATCATGACCAGGCGGACGGTGGCATGCCTCCTCTTCTACGGATTACTCCGAAGTCTCGTCTTGGTTTTTCTAATTGTTTACTTTGCCTCAACGGTTCAGTTTTGTAGATCCAGCATCATCAGGAACTTTGTTTGTGAGAACATGAGTCTCTTGAACCTTGGATGTGGAGATATCTCCAAGGTACAATCTGTGGGACTATGGGTAAGGATGCTCGTTACGGCAATGGATGGGACCTGTATCTTGACCTCTTACTTGAGCATTCTATGTTCTGTACggaacacgattgtgggaagaggacggGAGAAAGCCTGGAAGACATGTAGCACACATCTGATAGTCACCATGATGACATTCTTCTGTGGCACGTCTTCTTCCATGGTGTACCGGATGTCACCACACATTCCGATTGATGCTCAGAACCTCATAAGTCTGATGAGTTTTGAGATTCCATCAAATGCCCATCCAATTATCTACGGACTTCAGACGAGGGAGATCAGGAACAGTCTGAGGAAGTTGTGTAACAAAACCAAACATGGCGCTTGGACGTAA